The DNA sequence CAACCTGCTCACGGGGAAACTGGAGACCCATCTCGGCGACGCCGTGGTGCTGGCCACGGGCGGCTACGGAAACACCTTCTACCTCAGCACGAACGGCAAGACCTGCAACGTGTCCGCCGCGTGGCGGGCGCACAAACGCGGCGCCTGCTTCGCCAACCCGTGCTTCACGCAGATCCACCCCACCTGCATCCCCGTGCACGGCGACCTCCAGTCGAAGCTGACGCTCATGAGCGAGAGCCTGCGCAACGACGGGCGCATCTGGGTGTCCCGCGTGCCCGGCGAGACCCGCCACCCCAACGACATCCCCGAGGGGGACCGCAACTATTACCTCGAGGAGAAGTACCCGAGCTTCGGCAACCTCGTGCCCCGGGACGTGGCCTCGCGCAACGCGAAGACCGTGTGCGACGCGGGCTTCGGCGCGGGCGGCGGCAACGCGGTCTACCTGGACTTCAGCGACGCCATCCGGCGCCAGGGCGCGGCGGCCATCCGGGAGAAGTACGGCAACCTCTTTGACATGTACCAGCGGATCATGGACGACGACCCCTACACCGAGCCGATGATGATCTTCCCGGCGATCCACTACACCATGGGCGGGCTCTGGGTGGACTACAACCTCATGAGCACCGTGCCGGGGCTGCACGTCATCGGCGAGGCCAACTTCTCCGACCACGGCGCGAACCGGCTGGGCGCGAGCGCCCTCATGCAGGGCCTGGCCGACGGCTATTTCGTCCTGCCGTACACCCTCGGCGACTACCTCGCCCAGGCGGGCCCCGCAAAGACCCCGGAGGACGCCCCCGAGGTTCGCGAGGCGGAGCAGTCCGCCGCGGACCGCATCACGCGGCTCATGGGCATCCGCGGCAGGCGCACGGTCAACGACATCCACCGCGAGCTCGGCCTGCTGCTCTGGGAGAAGTGCGGCATGGCCCGCAACGAGAAGGGGCTCACGGAGGCCCTCGCCCGAATCCCCGAAATCCGCGACGAGTTCTGGGGCAACGTGAACATCCCCGGCGAGTCCGGCGGCTTCAACCAGGTGCTCGAGCGGGCCGTGCGGCTGGCGGACTTCCTGGAGTTCGCCGAGCTGATGGTGCTGGACGCCCTGGAGCGCCGCGAGTCCTGCGGCGGCCACTTCCGCGAGGAGTCGCAGACCGAGGACGGCGAGGCGAGGCGCGACGACGAGAACTTCAGCCATGTGTCGGCGTGGGAGCACACGGGCGAAGGGAAGCGCCCGGTCCTGCACAAGGAGCCCCTCGTGTTCGAGGTGGCGCACCCCAGCCAGAGGAGCTACAAGTAATGGACAACCGGACCATCTCCCTGACCCTGAAAGTGTGGCGGCAGCCCTCGGCGGACGCGCCCGGAACCTTCCAGACCATCGCCGCGAAGGACGTCTCCACGGACATCTCCTTCCTGGAGATGCTCGACATCGTGAACGACGGCCTTGAGGCGCGCGGCGAGGAGCCCGTCGCCTTCGACCATGACTGCCGCGAGGGCATCTGCGGCTCCTGCGGCGCCGTCGTCAACGGCCAGGCCCACGGCCCCCAGGCCGCCACCACCCTCTGCCAGCTCCACATGCGCAAGTTCAACGACGGCGACACCATCATCATCGAGCCGTTCCGCGCGCGGGCGTTCCCGGTCGTCAAGGACCTCGTGGTGGACCGCGGCGCCCTCGACCGCATCATCCAGGCGGGCGGCTACATTTCCGTGCGCACCGGCGCCGCGCCCGACGCCCACGCCGTCCCCGTGAAGAAGGACGACGCGGAGCGGGCCATGGACGCCGCCGCCTGCATCGGCTGCGGCGCCTGCGTCGCCGCCTGCCCCAACGCCTCCGCCAGCCTCTTCACCTCCGCGAAGATCACCCAGCTCTGCAAGCTGCCCCAGGGCCACCCCGAGCGCAACCGCCGCGTCGTCGCCATGGTGCGCCAGATGGACGCCGAGGGATTCGGGAGCTGCTCGAAGCACTACGAGTGCCAGGCCGCCTGCCCCAAGGAGGTCAAGGTCGAAAACATCACCCTCATGAACCGCGAGTACCTGCGCGCCCTCGCCGGACTGGACTGATCCGCCGGACAGGGCGGACGCGCGCCGCGGCAGTGGCGGGAACGAGGTTGCTTCGCTGCGCTCGCAACGACGGGGAGAACACGCGTCGTTGCGAGCCCCAGACCGCCCGGCGGC is a window from the Candidatus Hydrogenedentota bacterium genome containing:
- a CDS encoding fumarate reductase/succinate dehydrogenase flavoprotein subunit, which translates into the protein MLNSKIPGGPLAQKWSRHQFEMKLVNPANKRKFTVIVVGTGLAGASASASLSELGYNVKTFCINDSPRRAHSIAAQGGINAAKNYPNDGDSVHRLFYDTVKGGDYRAREANVHRLAEVSSAIIDQCAAQGVPFARDYAGYLDNRSFGGAQVSRTFYARGQTGQQLLLGAYGALMKEAAGGNVTLFPRREMAELVVVNGRAAGIVVRNLLTGKLETHLGDAVVLATGGYGNTFYLSTNGKTCNVSAAWRAHKRGACFANPCFTQIHPTCIPVHGDLQSKLTLMSESLRNDGRIWVSRVPGETRHPNDIPEGDRNYYLEEKYPSFGNLVPRDVASRNAKTVCDAGFGAGGGNAVYLDFSDAIRRQGAAAIREKYGNLFDMYQRIMDDDPYTEPMMIFPAIHYTMGGLWVDYNLMSTVPGLHVIGEANFSDHGANRLGASALMQGLADGYFVLPYTLGDYLAQAGPAKTPEDAPEVREAEQSAADRITRLMGIRGRRTVNDIHRELGLLLWEKCGMARNEKGLTEALARIPEIRDEFWGNVNIPGESGGFNQVLERAVRLADFLEFAELMVLDALERRESCGGHFREESQTEDGEARRDDENFSHVSAWEHTGEGKRPVLHKEPLVFEVAHPSQRSYK
- a CDS encoding succinate dehydrogenase/fumarate reductase iron-sulfur subunit yields the protein MSLTLKVWRQPSADAPGTFQTIAAKDVSTDISFLEMLDIVNDGLEARGEEPVAFDHDCREGICGSCGAVVNGQAHGPQAATTLCQLHMRKFNDGDTIIIEPFRARAFPVVKDLVVDRGALDRIIQAGGYISVRTGAAPDAHAVPVKKDDAERAMDAAACIGCGACVAACPNASASLFTSAKITQLCKLPQGHPERNRRVVAMVRQMDAEGFGSCSKHYECQAACPKEVKVENITLMNREYLRALAGLD